One region of Collinsella aerofaciens ATCC 25986 genomic DNA includes:
- the ftsY gene encoding signal recognition particle-docking protein FtsY, with amino-acid sequence MGFFDALSRGLERSRETLNEVFYFGGEVDEDFWEDLEDTLVMGDMGAEVAIQVSDDLRDAAAKKNLKTAPQLRRALAEQLEQHFVPIERDPFSDTPSCVLFVGINGAGKTTTVGKIASAMAARGKNVVIGSADTFRAAAIEQLDVWGQRAGVPVIKRDRGSDPASVCYDVLDEADKRGSDLVLIDTAGRLHTSPELMRELAKVVNVTRKRAANMAAGPMPVSVVLVIDAATGQNGLNQALEFNEALGLDGIIMTKLDGTAKGGIAMAVAEKLKLPILRVGVGEQVDDLQEFNAKDFCRALVGESN; translated from the coding sequence ATGGGATTCTTTGACGCTCTCTCGCGCGGACTTGAGCGCAGCCGCGAGACCCTCAACGAGGTCTTCTACTTTGGCGGCGAGGTCGACGAGGACTTTTGGGAGGACCTTGAGGACACCCTCGTTATGGGTGACATGGGTGCTGAGGTCGCCATTCAGGTCTCCGATGACCTGCGCGATGCCGCGGCCAAGAAGAACCTCAAGACCGCTCCGCAGCTTCGCCGTGCCCTGGCCGAGCAGCTCGAGCAACACTTTGTGCCCATCGAGCGCGATCCGTTCTCCGACACGCCGAGCTGCGTGCTGTTTGTAGGCATTAACGGTGCCGGCAAGACCACGACGGTCGGTAAGATCGCGAGCGCCATGGCTGCCCGCGGCAAGAATGTCGTGATCGGTTCGGCCGATACCTTCCGCGCTGCCGCCATCGAGCAGCTCGATGTGTGGGGCCAGCGTGCCGGCGTCCCCGTCATCAAGCGCGATCGCGGCTCCGATCCGGCAAGCGTTTGCTACGACGTGCTCGACGAGGCCGATAAACGCGGCAGCGACCTGGTGCTTATCGACACCGCCGGCCGCCTGCACACGAGCCCCGAGCTCATGCGCGAGCTCGCCAAGGTGGTCAACGTGACGCGTAAGCGCGCCGCCAATATGGCCGCCGGCCCCATGCCCGTCTCGGTCGTGCTCGTGATCGATGCCGCCACCGGCCAGAACGGTCTGAACCAGGCGCTCGAGTTTAACGAGGCACTGGGTCTGGACGGTATTATCATGACGAAGCTCGACGGCACGGCAAAGGGCGGTATCGCCATGGCCGTGGCCGAGAAGCTCAAGCTCCCGATCCTGCGCGTGGGCGTGGGCGAGCAGGTCGATGACCTGCAGGAGTTCAATGCCAAAGATTTCTGCCGCGCCCTGGTGGGCGAGTCCAACTAA
- the ffh gene encoding signal recognition particle protein, which yields MFDSLSDRLNDTFDRLRGKGKLTEADITSAMRDIRMALLEADVNFKVVKEFVAKTKERCMTAEVMESLSPAQNVVKIVLDELTEMLGSTESKLVFSNRIPNVIMLVGLQGSGKTTAAVKLAYLLKKQGRSPLLVACDVYRPAAADQLATLGGEIGVPVFRGDGAHPVDIAKGAIQEAVDHLRDVVIVDTAGRLQIDEQMMQEAVYIKKAVKPDQVLMVVDAMTGQDIVNVVSTFAERTDFDGVIISKLDGDARGGGALSVRQVTGKPIKFVSMGEKPDSLEPFYPDRMAKRILGMGDVVGIIEKAQEAADAEQLEAAERMLREGFTMNDMLDQMKAVKKMGGMKGILGMLPGGQRALNQMGGNLDEGIFDKNEAIIMSMTKEERLRPSIINGQRRARIAKGAGVTPTEVNSLMKQWGEMNKMMGRMRTMANQAQAGGKKGKKGKKGKKMRMPNIPGLDAMGLGGMGGLGTGGPKSDMDLLRQMEAQMRNKK from the coding sequence GTGTTTGATTCCCTGAGCGATCGCCTCAACGACACATTTGACCGCCTGCGCGGCAAGGGCAAGCTGACCGAGGCCGATATCACCTCGGCCATGCGCGACATCCGCATGGCGCTGCTCGAGGCCGACGTCAACTTTAAGGTCGTCAAGGAGTTTGTCGCCAAGACCAAGGAGCGCTGCATGACCGCCGAGGTCATGGAGTCGCTGTCGCCGGCACAAAATGTCGTCAAGATCGTGCTCGACGAGCTCACCGAGATGCTCGGCTCCACCGAGAGCAAGCTCGTCTTTAGCAACCGCATTCCCAATGTCATCATGCTCGTGGGCCTGCAGGGCTCCGGTAAGACCACAGCGGCCGTAAAGCTTGCCTACCTGCTCAAGAAGCAGGGCCGCTCGCCGCTGCTCGTCGCGTGCGACGTCTACCGTCCCGCCGCTGCCGACCAGCTGGCCACGCTTGGCGGAGAGATCGGCGTACCGGTCTTCCGCGGCGACGGTGCACACCCGGTCGACATCGCCAAGGGCGCCATTCAGGAGGCCGTCGACCACCTGCGCGACGTGGTCATCGTCGATACCGCCGGTCGTCTGCAGATCGACGAACAGATGATGCAGGAAGCCGTGTACATCAAGAAGGCCGTCAAGCCCGATCAGGTGCTGATGGTCGTCGATGCCATGACCGGCCAGGATATCGTCAACGTCGTCTCGACCTTTGCCGAGCGAACCGACTTTGACGGCGTGATCATCTCCAAGCTCGACGGCGATGCCCGTGGCGGCGGCGCGCTTTCCGTGCGCCAGGTGACCGGTAAGCCCATCAAGTTCGTGAGCATGGGCGAGAAACCCGATTCGCTGGAGCCGTTCTATCCCGATCGTATGGCCAAGCGCATTCTGGGCATGGGCGACGTCGTCGGCATCATCGAGAAGGCCCAGGAGGCCGCCGATGCCGAGCAGCTCGAGGCTGCCGAGCGCATGCTGCGCGAGGGCTTCACCATGAACGACATGCTCGACCAGATGAAGGCCGTCAAGAAGATGGGCGGTATGAAGGGCATCCTGGGCATGCTCCCCGGTGGCCAGCGTGCGCTCAACCAGATGGGCGGCAATCTGGACGAGGGCATCTTCGATAAGAACGAGGCCATCATCATGTCGATGACCAAGGAGGAGCGCCTACGCCCCTCCATCATCAACGGTCAGCGTCGCGCCCGCATCGCCAAGGGTGCCGGCGTGACCCCCACCGAGGTCAACAGCCTTATGAAGCAGTGGGGCGAGATGAACAAGATGATGGGCCGCATGCGCACGATGGCCAATCAGGCGCAGGCCGGCGGCAAGAAGGGCAAAAAGGGTAAGAAGGGCAAGAAGATGCGCATGCCCAATATTCCCGGTCTGGACGCCATGGGTCTGGGCGGTATGGGCGGCTTGGGAACGGGCGGCCCCAAGTCTGATATGGATCTGCTGCGCCAGATGGAAGCGCAGATGCGCAATAAGAAATAG
- a CDS encoding NifB/NifX family molybdenum-iron cluster-binding protein, giving the protein MAGRREKLRRVGIIPEYRGFTPDGLASGDAIDMTIDELEVLRLCDLEGLNQEAVAQHMGIARATVAAICSRAHRKVANALVNGRALSIEGGSIAYSPITTTTAAWPAKEVDAMRVATTYDNGNIFMHFGRSEQFKIYDIQDDKVLNEQVVGTGGTGHGALAGLLANGGVDTLICGGIGGGAINALTQAGITVYAGAQGNCDACVEALIAGTLAQTGEATCDCHGHDHEHTHEHGESCGCHGHHGHDGHEGCGCH; this is encoded by the coding sequence ATGGCAGGAAGACGCGAAAAATTGCGCCGCGTTGGGATCATTCCCGAATATCGCGGCTTTACCCCCGACGGCCTTGCCAGCGGAGACGCCATCGACATGACAATCGACGAGCTCGAAGTCCTGCGGTTATGCGACCTGGAAGGCCTCAATCAGGAGGCAGTCGCCCAGCACATGGGTATCGCTCGTGCCACCGTGGCGGCCATCTGCAGCCGCGCACATCGCAAGGTGGCAAACGCGCTGGTCAATGGACGGGCACTCAGCATCGAAGGCGGCAGCATCGCGTACTCCCCCATTACCACGACGACGGCCGCATGGCCAGCAAAGGAGGTCGACGCCATGAGGGTGGCAACGACGTACGACAACGGCAACATCTTTATGCACTTTGGCCGCAGCGAGCAGTTCAAGATCTACGACATCCAGGATGACAAGGTGCTCAACGAGCAGGTCGTAGGCACCGGCGGCACCGGTCACGGCGCCCTGGCGGGTCTGCTTGCCAACGGTGGCGTTGACACGCTCATCTGCGGCGGTATCGGCGGCGGCGCCATCAACGCGCTCACCCAGGCTGGCATCACGGTCTATGCGGGCGCCCAGGGCAACTGCGACGCCTGCGTCGAGGCACTCATTGCCGGCACGCTCGCGCAGACCGGCGAGGCCACCTGCGACTGCCACGGCCATGACCACGAGCACACCCACGAGCATGGCGAGTCCTGCGGCTGCCACGGCCATCACGGCCATGATGGGCACGAGGGCTGCGGCTGCCACTAG
- the thyA gene encoding thymidylate synthase, with amino-acid sequence MSKADQQFVAMCRDILDHGTTTEGQKVRPVWEDGTPAYTIKNFGVTARYDLREEFPALTLRRTALKSAMDEILWIYQKKSNNVHDLNSHIWDEWADETGSIGKAYGYQIGQKSHYAEGDFDQMDRVLYDLKHTPYSRRIMTNTYVFSDLSEMHLYPCAYSVTYNVTQRPQDDKPTLNMILNQRSQDILAANNWNVCQYAILLMMVAQSVDMIPGELLHVIADAHIYDRHVDIVRELIERPQFAAPKVTLNPDVHDFYAFTTDDLIVEGYEHGPQVKNIPIAV; translated from the coding sequence ATGAGCAAGGCTGATCAACAGTTTGTAGCCATGTGCCGCGATATTTTGGACCATGGCACCACCACCGAGGGGCAAAAGGTCCGACCGGTGTGGGAGGATGGCACCCCTGCCTATACCATTAAAAACTTTGGCGTTACGGCACGTTACGACCTGCGCGAGGAGTTCCCCGCGCTCACGCTGCGTCGCACGGCGCTTAAATCTGCCATGGACGAGATCTTGTGGATCTATCAAAAGAAGTCCAATAACGTCCATGACCTCAACAGCCATATTTGGGATGAGTGGGCCGACGAGACCGGTTCCATCGGCAAGGCATACGGGTACCAGATTGGCCAGAAGAGCCATTATGCCGAGGGCGACTTTGACCAGATGGACCGTGTGCTGTACGACCTTAAGCACACGCCGTACAGCCGCCGCATCATGACCAACACGTACGTGTTTAGCGACTTGTCCGAGATGCACCTGTATCCGTGCGCGTACAGCGTGACCTATAACGTCACGCAGCGCCCGCAGGACGACAAGCCCACACTCAACATGATTCTCAACCAGCGCAGCCAGGACATTTTGGCCGCGAACAACTGGAACGTGTGCCAGTACGCCATCTTGCTGATGATGGTCGCGCAGTCGGTCGATATGATTCCCGGCGAGCTGCTGCATGTGATTGCCGATGCCCACATTTACGATCGTCATGTCGATATCGTCCGCGAGCTTATCGAGCGTCCGCAGTTTGCTGCGCCCAAGGTAACGCTTAATCCCGACGTGCACGATTTCTACGCGTTTACGACTGACGACCTGATCGTCGAGGGCTACGAGCACGGCCCGCAGGTCAAGAACATTCCCATTGCAGTGTAG
- a CDS encoding dihydrofolate reductase, translating into MTCKLSAIVAVCDDWGIGCEGDMVVSNRADMRHFVACTKGCPVIMGRKTLLSFPGGRPLKNRRNIVLTRDDDFAPGGVDVVHSIDEALAAVADEPVAWVIGGGEVYRQFLPHCVEAEVTHNHCVHVVDTYFPDLDADPAWEIAQRSGVATIAAGEGDEGVDYEFVTYHRVEA; encoded by the coding sequence ATGACGTGTAAGCTATCTGCTATCGTCGCCGTGTGTGACGACTGGGGCATTGGGTGCGAGGGCGACATGGTGGTGTCCAATCGCGCCGACATGCGCCATTTTGTGGCCTGCACCAAGGGTTGCCCGGTCATTATGGGGCGCAAGACGCTACTGAGTTTTCCCGGCGGACGTCCGCTTAAGAACCGCCGCAACATTGTGCTCACGCGCGATGATGATTTTGCGCCCGGGGGCGTCGACGTGGTGCATAGCATTGACGAGGCCCTGGCCGCCGTGGCCGATGAACCCGTTGCGTGGGTGATTGGCGGCGGCGAGGTATATCGACAATTTTTGCCGCATTGCGTCGAGGCCGAGGTTACGCATAACCATTGCGTGCATGTCGTGGATACGTACTTTCCCGACTTGGACGCCGATCCCGCGTGGGAGATTGCGCAGCGTAGCGGGGTCGCGACGATTGCTGCCGGTGAGGGTGACGAGGGCGTCGATTATGAGTTCGTGACGTATCATCGCGTTGAGGCGTAA
- a CDS encoding TrmH family RNA methyltransferase, with protein MTDAVEVLRIDSLTDERLDAYVRLTERELRCVLEPQKGIFIAESAKVIERAVRAGYQPLSFLLGERWLDQMMPLFERLVVREGAGPVPVFVASMELMEQLTGFNVTRGALAAFRRPRQIPVDEFLDGVVEAAGERPVRVCVLEGIVDHTNVGAIFRSAAALNVDGILVSPTCCDPLYRRSARVSMGTVFQVPWTRIGSEARVWPHDGLAVLHEAGFSCAAMALTDDSVSLDDPVLQEIDRLAIFMGTEGAGLGAKTIAGCDRAVRIPMAHGVDSLNVAAASAVAFWQLCPHVSNEYHYQPGLYH; from the coding sequence ATGACTGATGCCGTTGAGGTTCTGCGAATCGATTCGCTTACGGATGAGCGGCTCGACGCCTACGTGCGACTGACCGAGCGCGAGCTTCGCTGCGTGCTGGAGCCCCAAAAGGGTATCTTTATCGCTGAGAGTGCCAAGGTTATCGAGCGCGCGGTGCGTGCCGGATACCAGCCGTTGAGCTTTCTTTTGGGCGAACGCTGGCTCGATCAGATGATGCCGCTGTTTGAGCGCCTGGTTGTGCGCGAGGGCGCAGGTCCGGTTCCTGTGTTCGTTGCCTCCATGGAGCTCATGGAGCAATTGACGGGCTTTAACGTGACGCGCGGTGCGCTCGCGGCGTTTCGTCGCCCGCGGCAGATTCCGGTTGATGAGTTTCTCGACGGCGTCGTCGAGGCGGCGGGGGAGCGTCCGGTGCGTGTGTGCGTGCTCGAGGGCATTGTCGACCATACCAATGTGGGCGCGATTTTCCGTTCGGCGGCCGCATTGAACGTTGACGGTATTTTGGTCAGCCCTACGTGCTGCGACCCGCTGTACCGTCGCTCGGCCCGCGTGAGCATGGGCACGGTGTTTCAGGTGCCGTGGACGCGCATTGGCAGCGAGGCGCGTGTGTGGCCGCACGATGGCCTGGCGGTACTGCACGAAGCCGGTTTTTCCTGTGCTGCCATGGCATTGACGGACGATTCCGTATCGCTGGACGATCCCGTGCTGCAGGAGATTGACCGCCTGGCAATCTTTATGGGTACCGAGGGTGCCGGCCTGGGTGCCAAGACTATCGCGGGCTGCGACCGGGCCGTGCGCATTCCGATGGCGCACGGGGTCGATTCGCTTAACGTGGCAGCGGCGAGTGCCGTCGCCTTTTGGCAGCTGTGCCCGCACGTGAGTAATGAGTACCACTACCAGCCGGGGCTGTATCACTAG
- a CDS encoding MATE family efflux transporter — protein MAKKSTAIDVTQGVIWQQLLSLCVPIFFSSFFQQAYTLIGTYIVGQFGGKLALGGIQATMVLTELCIGFCVGVGAGCAVITGQYFGQHDDERLSRSVHTAMTLALVGGIVFSILGIVFVEPMLVLMNTPHELLAEGVAYARCYFAAMVAALLLNMGTALLRAVGDTRGPAVIIASGCLVNAVLDVIFVAVLHMEALGCGIAVALTICSNATMIVIRMMHAPGAWRLSLSKLGIDPGICKSMISCGLPLGFQSAAYSISNVLIQVSVNSFGADVTTAWGLSGRLDGIVWMVTEALGVSITTFSAQNFGARNYERMRKGYHTSLVLSFMLIGGLSAVLLVFSGPLSRLFVDDASISAYTTTILHFIAPFYAIFSIIENASGSIRGAGVSLQPMLLTIFGTVVLRVIWVFAIMPFDPSLEHLLLVYPVTWLITATMFTIYHHSGNWLGRATAK, from the coding sequence GTGGCTAAGAAATCTACGGCTATCGATGTAACGCAGGGTGTTATTTGGCAGCAGCTGCTTTCGCTGTGCGTTCCCATCTTTTTTAGTTCGTTTTTTCAGCAGGCCTACACGCTCATCGGTACGTATATCGTCGGCCAGTTTGGCGGCAAACTCGCACTGGGTGGCATTCAAGCCACGATGGTGCTTACCGAGCTCTGCATTGGCTTTTGCGTTGGCGTTGGCGCCGGCTGCGCGGTCATTACCGGTCAGTATTTTGGCCAGCACGATGATGAGCGGCTGAGTCGTTCGGTCCATACGGCCATGACGCTCGCGTTGGTGGGCGGTATCGTTTTCTCGATTCTTGGCATAGTGTTCGTTGAGCCCATGCTGGTGCTTATGAACACGCCGCATGAACTGTTGGCCGAGGGCGTGGCATATGCTCGTTGCTATTTTGCCGCCATGGTTGCGGCGCTGCTGCTAAATATGGGAACCGCACTGCTGCGCGCCGTGGGCGACACGCGCGGGCCTGCTGTGATTATCGCTTCCGGCTGCCTTGTTAATGCGGTGCTGGATGTCATCTTCGTTGCCGTGCTTCATATGGAGGCTCTGGGCTGCGGTATCGCGGTGGCACTGACCATTTGCTCTAACGCCACGATGATCGTGATTCGCATGATGCACGCACCGGGTGCGTGGCGGCTTTCGCTGTCCAAACTCGGCATTGATCCTGGCATTTGTAAGAGCATGATCTCGTGTGGTCTGCCGCTTGGCTTTCAGTCTGCTGCGTATTCGATTTCCAACGTTTTGATTCAGGTGTCGGTCAACTCGTTTGGTGCCGATGTCACCACGGCGTGGGGTCTTTCGGGCCGCTTAGATGGCATTGTCTGGATGGTTACCGAGGCGCTCGGCGTGTCGATCACCACGTTCTCGGCACAGAACTTTGGCGCGCGCAACTATGAGCGCATGCGCAAGGGCTACCATACGTCGCTCGTGCTGTCGTTTATGCTCATTGGTGGCCTGTCTGCCGTGCTGCTGGTGTTCTCGGGTCCGTTGTCGCGTCTGTTTGTCGACGATGCTTCGATTTCGGCGTACACCACGACGATTCTTCATTTCATCGCGCCGTTCTACGCGATCTTCTCGATTATCGAAAACGCGTCGGGCTCCATTCGCGGTGCCGGCGTGAGCTTGCAGCCCATGCTGCTCACGATTTTTGGCACTGTCGTGCTCAGGGTGATCTGGGTGTTTGCGATTATGCCTTTCGATCCGTCGCTTGAGCACCTGCTGCTGGTTTACCCCGTAACCTGGCTCATCACGGCCACGATGTTCACCATTTACCACCACAGCGGCAACTGGCTCGGCCGCGCCACCGCCAAATGA